CCCGGGTCGGCCGCGGTGCACAGCCCGTCGTCGGCGACGTCGGTGACGCCGACCTCGGCGAGGGCGGCCCGGACCCCGGCCACGACGTCGAGGGCGGGGCGACCGGCGCGGGTGGTGGCCCGGACCCCGTCGCCCCACCGGGCGGCCACCCGGTCGAGGTCGTCGGCGCCGAACTCGTAGTCGGCGGGGCGGATGCACGGGCCGATGACCGCCCGCCGGGCCGGGTGCCCGAGGGCGTCGAGGGCGCCGGCGGTGGCCCCCACCACACCCGCGACCAGGCCGCGCCAGCCGGCGTGGGCCACGCCCACGGCGCCGTCGGCCACCAGCACGACGGGCACGCAGTCGGCCGTGCCCACGGCGAGGGCCGCGCCCGGCACCGCCGTCACCGCAGCGTCGGCCGTGGCCCCGGCGTGCTCACCGGGTCG
Above is a window of Iamia majanohamensis DNA encoding:
- a CDS encoding polyphenol oxidase family protein, whose amino-acid sequence is MVDLPWTWLRQVHGAEVVTVTRPGEHAGATADAAVTAVPGAALAVGTADCVPVVLVADGAVGVAHAGWRGLVAGVVGATAGALDALGHPARRAVIGPCIRPADYEFGADDLDRVAARWGDGVRATTRAGRPALDVVAGVRAALAEVGVTDVADDGLCTAADPGRWFSHRARADPGRMATVAWLEDDGA